A genomic window from Pseudonocardia broussonetiae includes:
- a CDS encoding SDR family NAD(P)-dependent oxidoreductase — protein sequence MLISALDTVLDRTVAPGYSRLGYLARSAGWSGAQADPAPGALAGRVALVTGGGGGLGLATVAGLARLGAAVHLVVRDEGRGEQARARLAAELPGADLRVTRCDVSDLDDVRRAAPVLADARPDLLVHNAGVLPPARRTTAQGHELTLATHVLGPHLLTRLLAGPLGERGGRVLWIASGGMYAQRLRSDEPVPYDGTTAYARTKRMQVVLSGLWARELRGRVDVHAVHPGWADTPGLASSLPGFGRLLGPLLRTAEQGADTAVWLAAAPADVAGTGRFWHDRRPRPEHYVPWTRESAADRAELWARAESLTS from the coding sequence GTGCTGATCTCCGCGCTCGACACCGTCCTGGACCGGACGGTCGCCCCCGGCTACTCGCGCCTCGGCTACCTCGCGCGGTCGGCGGGGTGGTCGGGCGCGCAGGCCGACCCGGCGCCGGGCGCGCTGGCGGGCAGGGTCGCGCTGGTCACGGGCGGGGGAGGGGGCCTCGGGCTCGCCACCGTCGCCGGGCTGGCGCGGCTCGGGGCCGCGGTCCACCTGGTCGTGCGCGACGAGGGGCGCGGCGAGCAGGCACGCGCGCGCCTGGCCGCGGAGCTGCCGGGCGCCGACCTGCGCGTCACGCGCTGCGACGTCTCCGATCTCGACGACGTGCGCCGCGCCGCCCCCGTCCTCGCCGACGCGCGTCCCGACCTCCTCGTGCACAACGCCGGGGTGCTGCCGCCCGCGCGCAGGACGACCGCGCAGGGCCACGAGCTGACGCTGGCCACGCACGTGCTCGGCCCGCACCTGCTCACGCGGCTGCTCGCGGGCCCGCTGGGCGAGCGCGGCGGGCGGGTGCTGTGGATCGCGTCGGGCGGGATGTACGCCCAGCGCCTGCGGTCCGACGAGCCCGTTCCCTACGACGGCACCACCGCCTACGCCCGCACGAAGCGGATGCAGGTGGTGCTGTCCGGGCTGTGGGCGCGGGAGCTGCGGGGCCGCGTCGACGTCCACGCCGTGCACCCGGGCTGGGCCGACACCCCGGGCCTCGCCAGCTCGCTGCCCGGCTTCGGGCGGCTGCTCGGCCCGCTGCTGCGCACCGCCGAGCAGGGAGCCGACACCGCGGTGTGGCTCGCGGCCGCGCCCGCGGACGTCGCCGGGACGGGGCGGTTCTGGCACGACCGCCGCCCGCGCCCGGAGCACTACGTGCCCTGGACGCGGGAGAGCGCGGCCGACCGCGCGGAGCTGTGGGCCCGCGCGGAGTCCCTCACCAGCTGA
- a CDS encoding TetR/AcrR family transcriptional regulator: MTTVPRPRDSAATRGALLAAARTLFAERGYDRTTVRGVADRAGVNQALLFRYFGNKESLFAEAVTAQALAPLSDGPPETLLERLVTAVFADEPDGAMFHAVLRSGGTPAETVRTELGAAYRAAFAAQAGTDDPDEADLRATLLLAWLLGLGQVRAEIGAGADRGAVAHVLRAARVLLDGPTPSA, translated from the coding sequence ATGACCACCGTCCCGCGCCCCCGCGACTCGGCCGCCACCCGCGGCGCCCTGCTGGCCGCCGCGCGCACGCTGTTCGCCGAGCGCGGCTACGACCGGACGACGGTGCGCGGCGTCGCCGACCGGGCCGGCGTCAACCAGGCGCTGCTGTTCCGGTACTTCGGCAACAAGGAGTCGCTGTTCGCCGAGGCGGTCACCGCGCAGGCGCTCGCCCCGCTGTCGGACGGCCCGCCGGAGACGCTGCTGGAGCGCCTGGTCACCGCCGTGTTCGCCGACGAGCCCGACGGCGCGATGTTCCACGCCGTCCTGCGCTCGGGGGGCACGCCGGCCGAGACGGTGCGCACCGAGCTCGGCGCCGCCTACCGCGCGGCGTTCGCGGCGCAGGCGGGCACCGACGACCCCGACGAGGCCGATCTGCGGGCCACCCTGCTGCTCGCGTGGCTGCTCGGGCTCGGGCAGGTCCGGGCCGAGATCGGCGCGGGGGCGGACCGCGGCGCCGTGGCCCACGTCCTGCGGGCGGCCCGCGTCCTGCTCGACGGGCCCACCCCCAGTGCCTAG
- a CDS encoding DUF5709 domain-containing protein, with product MPDYDDQSDAPDLGASVQLENSETMEGPPGADPLDAGYVPPDRPYALDDDRTETLDDRLAAELPEEVVDAQVDRAGRLTNDDGDDMDAVDVGIDGGAASAEEAAVHDVDVDTRVDGEPSVAADPELLDPEVEAEIDGSEDALARRDAGRDLADTLDRAVDGSAAGASGRTDAGPVPGL from the coding sequence ATGCCCGACTACGACGACCAGTCCGACGCCCCCGACCTGGGCGCGTCGGTGCAGCTCGAGAACAGCGAGACGATGGAGGGGCCGCCCGGGGCGGACCCGCTCGACGCCGGGTACGTGCCGCCGGACCGCCCCTACGCCCTGGACGACGACCGCACCGAGACCCTCGACGACCGGCTCGCCGCGGAGCTCCCCGAGGAGGTCGTCGACGCGCAGGTCGACCGCGCCGGACGGCTCACCAACGACGACGGCGACGACATGGACGCCGTCGACGTCGGCATCGACGGCGGTGCGGCGTCGGCGGAGGAGGCGGCCGTGCACGACGTCGACGTCGACACGCGCGTCGACGGCGAGCCATCCGTGGCCGCCGACCCGGAGCTCCTCGACCCGGAGGTGGAGGCCGAGATCGACGGGTCCGAGGACGCGCTCGCCCGCCGCGACGCGGGCCGCGACCTCGCCGACACCCTCGACCGGGCGGTCGACGGCTCCGCCGCGGGGGCGTCGGGACGCACGGACGCGGGGCCGGTACCGGGCCTGTGA
- a CDS encoding DUF5313 family protein, giving the protein MTVHRPGPLRWLWYAMGGGLPARYRDWVLHDVTTRTWALRQMLRSIVQLVPIGILLVLLVPGELWVRLVAVLGGAAVGMIYAASFVHLTTEHRSVKAGWARGQAEAVREKRTAPRREAAARRYEERYR; this is encoded by the coding sequence ATGACGGTGCACCGGCCCGGTCCGCTGCGGTGGCTCTGGTACGCCATGGGCGGCGGGCTGCCGGCGCGCTACCGCGACTGGGTGCTGCACGACGTCACGACGAGGACGTGGGCGCTGCGTCAGATGCTGCGCTCGATCGTGCAGCTGGTGCCGATCGGGATCCTGCTGGTGCTGCTGGTGCCCGGGGAGCTGTGGGTCCGGCTGGTCGCCGTGCTCGGCGGGGCGGCGGTGGGGATGATCTACGCGGCCTCGTTCGTCCACCTGACGACCGAGCACCGGTCGGTCAAGGCCGGCTGGGCGCGGGGCCAGGCCGAGGCGGTCCGGGAGAAGCGCACGGCCCCCCGGCGGGAGGCGGCGGCGCGGCGGTACGAGGAGCGGTACCGCTGA